Proteins encoded by one window of Desulfovibrio ferrophilus:
- a CDS encoding PAS domain S-box protein: protein MRRFRWMVIVSTLPFAVAMLLLAGSALGNDMGMHDLPDWHLQQMLFWGLLSVLLISAVFLLWIWKLRREIRAREQAERDHAQSEERLAAIMKNASEGIIVVQDGFIRFANPAMERLLGYSIEELKARPVMDLVFPDDCKMVSERSRQRLAGESVPASYSFRLLHREGAAIDVGISVSLMDWQGEKATLSFLQDITARKKSEENLRLTQHALDTSILGIYWVRPDSSFYYVNNEACRVLGYSREELLNMKVPDIDPTVSDEKWPDFYQKLKTSRQMIFESSHRTRSGSLIPVEINAHTMRLGSRELIFTFVQDVTHRQQNQEALRESERRFRSLFEDAPIGAVVMDLEGRQVSVNAAFAEMLGYSEQELVGKRHLDLTHPADRDDCQAHGRATFEGECDRYQMDKRFLRRDSSTMWGRFSVQLVRDDAGAPLYFLGMVEDVTERKLVDSRLKVLYRAIEHSPISVIITNNEGRIEYVNPQFTHVTGYSQDEALGETPRILKSGKIPPEVYADLWKTITSGSVWRGELVNQTKDGQELWEDVAIAPVKNEEGQITHYVGIKEDITERRVADERLRSSENSLKMAQRIAGIGDWQWDIETNSIRWSDTLYDIFGVDSKDFSPRYETFMEYVHPEDKERVMQAVAGALEGKAPYSIDLRIVRANGDVRHVHEQAQIITDEREQPVRMVGTLQDITSRKLAEQDLADSEKRFRRAVQDAPFPVIIHAEGGEVLLVSHSWEEISGYKHSDIPTVGDWFQLAYGDRGSAERERIMDIYGISSKVRLGEFEIRTATGKERVWDFSSAPLGVIPDGRRAVMSMAVDVTDRKRAERELKKRIALEELLSRVTAGFINITNETIGLAIQRALSTIGEFTHASRCGVYEIQGDLLVNNHCWDVEGGGSESRCMLPVQISDMAWLWEQVESGLKVIVDDCSQLSEEAAGTLASFALIDVRALLAVPLLWEGRAIGFLGVVNERPRTWSDEDVTLLETLAHILAQSMEGQRASIVVRRNMALKDALARLYEPMISAEASIQNVTEVLLDEALALTGAKYGYVGTVEAETGDMLNHTLTNMMAANECAVDREGETSRFPRGEGGYSSLWGHYLNILEPGYTNAAASHPSARGVPKGHVPVQEFLTVPVVFGNELVGQIALANKDEGFTDDDLAVAGELGRYFALAVQRLRVRTNLAESEERFRSLVETMNEGLATLDEHRMVTYVNHQFCKMLGFTRQEVVGTCLSDYMDESNRQIFEKEYARRAEGWAEPYSLVFKRKDGTQVFTLIAPTPLFDEKGDFKGSSGVMTDITKLKVLENQLVQAQKLESIGQLAAGIAHEINTPSQYVENNTRYLQKSFEGIGSLLKLYGKYRDDMGKGADVSNLLAQILESEEKLGLDDLLKEVPEAFEDALEGLGRITTIVRSVKQFAHPGVAEKEYVDVNSVIRNTVVVSTNEWKYNSELVTDLAEDLPTVPMVQGEMSQVLLNLIVNAAHAIADRVEASEMTRGTITVTTRLGDGCVEILVTDNGMGIPKAVQPNIFNPFFTTKAPGKGTGQGLAIAHTAVVEKHGGSISFETEEGKGTTFTITLPLST from the coding sequence ATGAGGCGCTTTAGGTGGATGGTGATCGTAAGTACTCTGCCGTTTGCGGTTGCGATGCTTCTCCTTGCAGGCTCTGCCTTGGGGAATGACATGGGGATGCATGATCTTCCTGACTGGCATTTGCAGCAGATGCTCTTCTGGGGGTTGCTCAGTGTGCTGCTCATCAGCGCCGTCTTCCTGCTCTGGATCTGGAAATTGCGCCGGGAGATCAGGGCCAGAGAGCAGGCGGAGCGCGATCATGCTCAGAGCGAAGAGCGTTTAGCTGCCATTATGAAGAATGCCAGTGAGGGCATTATTGTTGTACAGGATGGGTTCATTCGTTTTGCCAATCCGGCCATGGAGCGTTTGCTGGGCTATTCCATCGAGGAATTGAAGGCTCGGCCTGTCATGGATCTTGTCTTCCCTGATGATTGCAAGATGGTCAGCGAGCGCTCTCGGCAACGCCTGGCCGGTGAATCGGTTCCTGCGTCGTATTCCTTCAGGCTTCTGCATCGGGAGGGTGCTGCCATTGATGTGGGAATCAGCGTTTCCCTCATGGACTGGCAAGGCGAGAAGGCCACGCTGAGTTTTTTGCAGGACATTACCGCTCGCAAAAAATCAGAGGAAAACCTGCGTTTGACTCAACACGCCCTGGATACCTCGATCTTGGGTATTTACTGGGTACGTCCAGACAGCAGTTTCTATTACGTCAACAACGAGGCCTGCCGTGTCCTGGGCTACAGCCGTGAAGAATTGCTGAATATGAAAGTGCCTGACATTGACCCCACAGTGTCAGATGAAAAATGGCCTGATTTTTATCAAAAGCTCAAAACATCCCGCCAGATGATTTTTGAATCATCGCATCGAACCCGTTCGGGCAGTCTGATCCCCGTGGAGATCAATGCTCACACCATGCGCCTGGGCAGCCGTGAGTTGATTTTTACCTTTGTTCAGGATGTGACTCATCGCCAGCAAAATCAGGAAGCCCTGCGCGAAAGCGAAAGACGTTTCCGCAGTTTGTTCGAGGATGCACCTATCGGGGCGGTGGTCATGGATCTGGAAGGACGCCAGGTCTCGGTCAATGCCGCGTTTGCCGAGATGCTTGGCTATTCCGAGCAGGAGTTGGTGGGCAAAAGGCATCTGGATTTGACGCACCCGGCTGATCGAGATGATTGCCAGGCGCATGGTCGGGCAACCTTTGAAGGAGAGTGCGACCGCTATCAGATGGACAAGCGCTTTCTGCGCCGCGACAGCTCCACGATGTGGGGCCGGTTCTCAGTTCAATTGGTGCGCGACGATGCGGGCGCTCCTCTCTATTTCCTCGGAATGGTGGAGGATGTGACTGAGCGCAAGCTGGTGGATAGCCGTTTGAAGGTGCTTTACCGCGCCATTGAGCATAGCCCCATTTCGGTGATCATCACCAATAATGAAGGCCGAATCGAATACGTGAATCCACAGTTCACTCATGTCACTGGGTATTCCCAGGACGAAGCCCTGGGAGAGACCCCGCGAATTCTCAAATCCGGCAAGATTCCGCCGGAGGTGTACGCCGATCTCTGGAAGACCATTACCTCCGGTTCCGTCTGGCGTGGAGAATTAGTCAACCAGACCAAGGATGGCCAGGAGTTATGGGAGGATGTGGCCATCGCTCCAGTCAAGAACGAAGAGGGCCAGATCACGCATTATGTCGGAATCAAGGAAGACATTACCGAACGCAGGGTCGCTGATGAGCGTTTGAGGAGCAGCGAGAATTCCCTGAAGATGGCCCAGCGTATCGCCGGGATTGGCGATTGGCAATGGGATATCGAGACCAATTCCATCCGTTGGTCGGATACACTCTATGATATCTTCGGTGTCGATTCGAAGGATTTTTCGCCTCGCTACGAGACCTTTATGGAATACGTGCATCCCGAGGACAAGGAGCGGGTCATGCAGGCCGTTGCCGGTGCTCTGGAAGGCAAGGCCCCGTATTCCATTGATCTGCGCATTGTTCGTGCCAATGGTGATGTGCGCCATGTGCATGAACAGGCACAGATTATCACTGATGAGAGGGAACAACCGGTCAGGATGGTCGGAACCCTGCAGGATATCACTTCGCGTAAGTTGGCGGAGCAGGACCTGGCTGATAGCGAGAAGCGCTTCCGAAGGGCTGTGCAGGATGCCCCGTTCCCCGTCATCATCCATGCCGAAGGGGGGGAAGTGCTCCTGGTGAGTCACTCCTGGGAAGAAATTTCAGGGTACAAACATAGTGATATTCCCACTGTGGGTGACTGGTTTCAACTTGCTTACGGTGACAGGGGTTCGGCCGAGCGCGAAAGAATCATGGATATCTACGGGATCAGTAGCAAGGTGCGCTTGGGGGAATTCGAGATCCGCACGGCAACGGGAAAGGAACGTGTCTGGGACTTCAGCTCCGCCCCTTTGGGAGTCATTCCCGACGGACGTCGGGCCGTGATGAGCATGGCTGTAGACGTGACCGATCGCAAACGTGCCGAGCGGGAACTCAAGAAGCGTATCGCCCTCGAGGAACTCTTATCGCGAGTGACCGCTGGGTTCATCAATATCACCAATGAAACTATCGGTTTGGCCATTCAACGGGCGTTGTCCACCATCGGTGAATTTACTCATGCCTCACGATGTGGAGTGTATGAAATCCAAGGGGATTTGCTGGTGAATAACCATTGCTGGGATGTTGAAGGAGGTGGCTCCGAGAGCAGGTGCATGCTGCCCGTTCAGATCAGCGATATGGCATGGTTGTGGGAGCAGGTTGAGAGTGGATTGAAGGTGATCGTCGATGATTGCTCCCAATTGTCGGAGGAGGCAGCCGGTACGCTGGCATCCTTTGCACTGATCGATGTCCGGGCTCTGCTGGCAGTGCCATTGTTGTGGGAAGGCAGGGCGATCGGTTTTCTCGGGGTGGTTAATGAGCGTCCTCGAACCTGGAGCGATGAGGACGTGACTCTGCTGGAAACCCTGGCCCATATTTTGGCCCAGTCCATGGAGGGGCAGCGTGCTAGTATAGTTGTGCGCCGAAATATGGCTCTGAAGGATGCCTTGGCCCGGTTGTACGAGCCCATGATCTCGGCCGAGGCATCAATCCAGAATGTCACCGAAGTTCTGCTGGATGAAGCGCTTGCCTTGACCGGAGCCAAGTATGGGTATGTGGGGACCGTGGAGGCAGAAACCGGTGACATGCTTAATCATACGCTGACGAATATGATGGCTGCGAATGAGTGTGCGGTTGATCGGGAAGGAGAAACCTCAAGATTCCCCAGAGGAGAAGGTGGGTATTCATCGTTGTGGGGGCATTATCTGAACATTCTGGAACCAGGTTATACCAACGCTGCCGCTTCTCATCCATCCGCACGAGGAGTGCCCAAGGGACATGTGCCGGTGCAGGAGTTTTTGACCGTGCCTGTGGTTTTCGGCAATGAGTTGGTAGGACAGATAGCTCTTGCCAACAAGGACGAAGGGTTTACCGATGACGACTTGGCAGTTGCTGGCGAGTTGGGGCGCTACTTTGCTTTGGCGGTCCAGCGCTTGCGGGTACGGACCAACCTGGCGGAAAGTGAGGAACGCTTCCGGTCGCTGGTGGAGACAATGAATGAAGGCTTGGCCACCTTGGATGAGCATCGGATGGTCACCTACGTCAATCATCAGTTTTGCAAGATGCTGGGTTTTACCCGGCAGGAAGTCGTGGGCACGTGTCTGTCCGATTATATGGATGAATCCAACAGGCAGATATTCGAGAAAGAGTACGCCCGTCGAGCAGAAGGGTGGGCTGAGCCGTATTCGCTGGTTTTCAAGCGAAAGGACGGTACGCAGGTGTTTACATTGATCGCCCCCACGCCTCTGTTTGACGAAAAGGGTGACTTCAAGGGTTCTTCGGGGGTGATGACCGATATTACCAAGCTGAAAGTACTTGAAAACCAGTTGGTTCAGGCCCAGAAGCTGGAATCCATAGGGCAGTTGGCGGCGGGCATTGCCCATGAGATCAATACTCCCAGCCAGTATGTGGAGAATAATACCCGCTATCTGCAGAAGAGTTTCGAGGGGATTGGTTCTTTGCTGAAGCTGTATGGCAAGTATCGTGACGATATGGGCAAGGGAGCGGATGTATCGAATCTCCTGGCTCAGATTCTTGAGTCGGAGGAAAAGCTCGGCCTTGATGACTTGCTGAAGGAGGTGCCGGAAGCCTTTGAGGACGCTCTGGAAGGATTGGGACGGATCACGACCATCGTCCGCTCCGTCAAGCAGTTTGCCCATCCGGGAGTGGCGGAAAAGGAATACGTGGACGTCAACAGCGTTATTCGTAACACGGTGGTGGTGTCCACCAATGAGTGGAAATACAACAGCGAGCTTGTCACCGATCTGGCTGAAGACCTTCCCACTGTGCCCATGGTTCAGGGTGAGATGAGTCAGGTGCTCCTGAACCTGATTGTCAACGCCGCCCATGCCATTGCGGACAGGGTGGAGGCGTCGGAGATGACCCGCGGCACCATCACGGTGACGACCCGCCTCGGGGACGGTTGCGTGGAGATTCTTGTGACCGATAACGGCATGGGAATTCCCAAAGCGGTCCAGCCCAACATCTTTAATCCGTTTTTTACCACCAAGGCACCAGGCAAGGGAACGGGACAGGGATTGGCCATTGCCCATACTGCAGTGGTTGAAAAGCATGGCGGCAGCATCAGTTTTGAGACTGAGGAAGGCAAGGGGACGACATTTACCATAACCCTACCCTTGAGCACATAG
- a CDS encoding PilZ domain-containing protein: MPQVQQIIGKILADNGYEKVRFAEDHSGVIDILRQRETDVTMLDFKMATENTFALLDDILLDRHLYRHPILLLGNKAPIGLIDDAMRLGARDYLNKPFTPYLLMVRLEKILFGAPPKVIKRTAKAGTESAHLGEEVEALPAPHIASQQALAKKLFLDGHKLLKQNYPEKALKKLAAAARVNTLFPEAYKALAEVFRSQGDLARSAQFLSKAAETHAWLGQNDKAKEAFTLSCKVDPACPNPFKTVADHMTGHMIQREVARAYEQALKLTPKDPSVRVALSRSYMESGDKDKAAETLAPIAGKGEIPEDMQHVIMQVRRNDTNGAGRRRQRFSMDGIGPYSGEERRRAKRIPLAEYSARLPHRDDSFQVFDVCALGISFKHGGESFEIGQKLSFDLLTLDGPRAKKVKAVVRRLTPLVVGCELVGLNNKQRDAFTKFLPKQED, encoded by the coding sequence ATGCCCCAGGTCCAGCAGATCATCGGGAAAATCCTGGCAGACAACGGTTACGAAAAGGTCCGTTTTGCCGAAGATCATTCCGGGGTCATCGATATTTTGCGTCAGCGTGAGACCGACGTGACGATGTTGGATTTCAAGATGGCGACGGAAAACACCTTTGCCTTGCTGGATGACATCCTGTTGGACAGGCACCTGTATCGGCATCCCATCTTACTCCTGGGCAACAAGGCCCCGATCGGCCTGATCGACGATGCCATGCGCCTTGGAGCCAGGGATTATCTGAACAAGCCCTTTACGCCGTATTTGTTGATGGTTCGGCTGGAAAAGATTCTGTTTGGTGCTCCGCCGAAGGTGATCAAGCGCACGGCCAAAGCCGGGACCGAAAGTGCTCATCTGGGTGAAGAAGTGGAGGCTCTGCCTGCCCCGCACATTGCCTCGCAGCAGGCGTTGGCCAAGAAGCTCTTTCTGGATGGGCACAAGCTGCTCAAACAGAATTATCCTGAAAAGGCGCTCAAGAAGTTGGCTGCGGCTGCGCGCGTCAATACTCTTTTTCCTGAGGCCTACAAGGCACTGGCCGAAGTGTTTCGATCCCAGGGTGATTTGGCGCGCAGCGCCCAATTCCTGTCCAAGGCTGCAGAAACCCACGCCTGGCTCGGTCAGAACGATAAGGCAAAAGAGGCCTTTACTCTGTCCTGCAAGGTCGACCCTGCATGTCCCAATCCATTCAAGACCGTCGCCGACCACATGACCGGGCATATGATTCAACGGGAAGTCGCACGGGCCTATGAACAGGCTCTGAAATTGACCCCCAAGGATCCCTCCGTGCGCGTGGCTCTGTCGCGCTCTTATATGGAATCAGGGGATAAGGATAAGGCTGCCGAAACTCTTGCCCCCATCGCGGGCAAGGGTGAGATTCCCGAGGACATGCAGCATGTGATCATGCAAGTGCGGCGCAATGATACCAACGGGGCCGGTCGAAGAAGACAACGGTTCTCGATGGATGGCATTGGCCCATATAGTGGCGAGGAGCGTCGGCGCGCAAAGCGTATCCCTCTGGCCGAATATTCAGCACGGCTGCCACACAGGGATGATTCATTTCAGGTGTTTGATGTATGTGCTTTGGGCATCAGCTTCAAGCATGGCGGCGAATCCTTCGAGATCGGTCAGAAGCTATCCTTTGATCTGTTGACCCTTGATGGTCCCAGAGCCAAGAAGGTCAAGGCAGTGGTCAGGAGGCTGACGCCGCTTGTTGTCGGCTGTGAACTGGTGGGACTTAACAACAAACAGAGAGATGCCTTTACCAAGTTCCTGCCCAAACAGGAGGATTGA
- a CDS encoding MarC family protein, which yields MTIETLQAIIEIAFPLFLIMDPVGNGAICLSMLGDFSPKRQRTIIGRELLFALGIILMFMYVGEGLLGVLDIHQSTLRMAGGVILFIISMKMVFPSSTGDEPDPQSADPFIVPIAVPFIAGPSCLAAVMVYAHRDSLMIVGAAIMLAWVATAAFMLMAPWLTRVLGTRGLRAMERLMGLILILMSFQMLEDGVRLFITSL from the coding sequence ATGACCATCGAGACCTTGCAGGCCATCATTGAAATCGCTTTTCCCCTGTTCCTGATTATGGACCCGGTGGGCAACGGAGCAATCTGTCTGTCCATGCTGGGCGACTTCTCGCCCAAACGCCAGCGGACCATCATCGGACGTGAGCTGCTTTTCGCACTGGGGATCATCCTGATGTTCATGTATGTGGGCGAAGGCCTGCTGGGTGTGTTGGATATTCATCAATCCACATTACGCATGGCTGGTGGCGTAATTCTGTTCATCATCTCCATGAAGATGGTCTTTCCCAGTAGCACGGGCGATGAGCCCGATCCCCAATCCGCCGATCCATTCATCGTGCCCATTGCCGTGCCGTTCATTGCCGGCCCCTCCTGCCTTGCCGCCGTCATGGTCTACGCGCACCGGGACAGCCTGATGATCGTCGGAGCCGCCATCATGCTGGCCTGGGTTGCCACTGCCGCATTCATGCTCATGGCACCTTGGCTGACCCGCGTCCTGGGCACTCGAGGTCTACGGGCCATGGAACGCCTGATGGGGCTTATCCTGATCCTGATGTCCTTCCAGATGCTGGAAGATGGTGTGCGTCTGTTCATCACAAGCCTCTAG
- a CDS encoding carboxypeptidase M32 produces MPPKEAYDWLKAHHVETSVLESMGALLHWDQSTMMPGAGHGHRSEQFAALAKLTHERRSDPRIGDALAACGGYWDERDPIGVEAANVREWMRAFERATKIPSDLAVALARAASDGETAWKRARPDNDWKAFQPYLDELIRLRREEAEAVGYQGEPYDALLDEYEHGETAATLEPMFRELRHEIVNLLDSIKGSSRAPDPSILNNDYPTSAQKQFCRQVAQAVGYDLKAGRLDATAHPFSTRIGPGDVRITTRYNEHNLSEALFGTIHEAGHAMYSQGLPAEHFGTPSGVSVSLGIHESQSRLWENLVGHSAGFWRHFFPQARDFFPCLKDVSESAFLFAVNEVQPTLIRVEADEVTYNLHVMLRFELELALLRGDLSTTDLPAAWDEKMRDFLGITPPDFAQGVMQDVHWSAGLIGYFPTYSLGNLYAAQLFEAASKALGDIESQFERGNFSPLLSWLRENVHIWGSRMAPRELVRKATGYEPDSGALIRGLKSKYAQLYGI; encoded by the coding sequence ATGCCCCCCAAGGAAGCCTATGACTGGCTGAAGGCACATCACGTGGAAACGTCCGTCCTCGAATCCATGGGGGCACTGTTGCACTGGGACCAATCGACCATGATGCCCGGTGCGGGGCACGGTCACCGCTCCGAGCAATTTGCAGCCCTGGCCAAACTGACCCATGAACGGCGGAGCGACCCCAGAATAGGCGATGCCCTTGCCGCCTGCGGCGGTTACTGGGACGAGCGGGACCCCATAGGCGTTGAGGCTGCCAACGTTCGCGAATGGATGCGCGCCTTTGAGCGCGCCACAAAAATCCCATCAGATCTGGCCGTGGCTCTGGCCCGTGCTGCCTCGGACGGCGAAACCGCCTGGAAACGCGCCCGCCCCGACAATGATTGGAAGGCCTTCCAGCCCTATCTGGATGAATTGATCCGGCTGAGGCGGGAAGAAGCCGAAGCTGTGGGCTATCAAGGCGAACCCTACGATGCCCTGCTGGATGAATATGAGCACGGCGAGACTGCCGCAACTCTGGAGCCGATGTTCCGGGAACTGCGCCATGAAATCGTCAACCTGCTGGACAGCATCAAGGGCAGCTCCAGGGCACCTGATCCGTCCATCCTGAACAACGATTATCCCACCAGCGCGCAGAAACAATTCTGCCGACAAGTGGCACAAGCTGTGGGTTACGACCTCAAGGCCGGTCGGCTCGATGCCACGGCTCACCCTTTTTCCACCCGCATCGGCCCCGGCGACGTGCGCATCACCACCCGCTATAATGAGCACAATCTGTCCGAGGCCCTGTTCGGCACCATCCACGAAGCCGGGCACGCCATGTACAGCCAGGGGCTTCCTGCCGAGCACTTCGGCACGCCCAGCGGTGTCTCGGTTTCCTTGGGCATTCATGAATCCCAATCACGACTCTGGGAAAATCTTGTGGGGCACTCCGCAGGTTTCTGGCGGCATTTCTTTCCTCAGGCCCGCGATTTCTTCCCCTGCCTGAAGGATGTCTCTGAATCCGCATTTCTGTTCGCCGTCAACGAGGTTCAGCCCACGCTGATTCGGGTTGAGGCCGATGAGGTGACATACAACCTGCACGTCATGTTGCGCTTCGAACTGGAACTGGCATTGTTACGCGGAGACCTGAGCACCACGGATCTGCCTGCGGCCTGGGATGAGAAAATGCGCGACTTCCTGGGTATCACTCCTCCGGACTTCGCCCAAGGCGTCATGCAGGATGTGCACTGGTCGGCCGGACTGATCGGCTACTTCCCGACCTACAGCCTGGGCAACCTGTATGCTGCGCAACTTTTCGAGGCGGCCTCCAAGGCCCTGGGAGACATTGAATCCCAATTTGAACGGGGCAATTTTTCTCCACTTCTCAGTTGGTTACGAGAGAACGTTCACATCTGGGGAAGTCGCATGGCCCCGCGCGAACTCGTCCGCAAGGCCACGGGCTACGAACCAGATTCCGGGGCACTGATTCGGGGTTTGAAGAGCAAGTATGCCCAACTGTACGGGATCTGA
- a CDS encoding host-nuclease inhibitor Gam family protein gives MMEELAVIRQELTRIEAACESRVIHERALCAQTARPLEVRAGVVEKALEGWALRHMGRGKSMLQLHAGKVHQDCYVELNTLAGHNWCDVIARLKAVGRSDMVQVMERPDATGLATWSDAELAEVGVRKSAARRFVVATKPAPSNAFPRRQEEVKWAQKSLPTT, from the coding sequence ATGATGGAAGAGTTGGCGGTCATTCGACAGGAATTAACCAGGATTGAAGCTGCTTGTGAATCAAGGGTTATTCACGAGCGGGCGCTCTGCGCGCAAACCGCAAGGCCTCTCGAGGTTCGCGCGGGGGTGGTGGAGAAGGCATTGGAGGGTTGGGCGCTGCGCCATATGGGCAGGGGGAAGTCCATGCTGCAACTGCATGCCGGAAAAGTGCATCAGGATTGTTATGTAGAGTTGAATACACTGGCCGGTCATAATTGGTGCGATGTCATTGCCAGACTCAAGGCTGTCGGGCGGTCAGACATGGTGCAGGTCATGGAACGGCCCGATGCCACAGGTCTGGCAACATGGAGCGATGCTGAGTTGGCGGAGGTTGGCGTTCGGAAAAGTGCGGCGCGGCGCTTCGTGGTGGCTACGAAGCCCGCGCCGAGTAATGCCTTTCCGCGCCGCCAGGAGGAGGTGAAATGGGCGCAGAAGAGCTTGCCAACAACTTGA
- a CDS encoding LexA family transcriptional regulator gives MAAKAQKKLQGSKIVSSEGFGAAQIIARMMQALNLPTQSALAEELGVSRGAVSDAKAKDKIPAEWMLKLFRGHGLNPFWMETGRGAMYLDQGTVREDSPTGPARGEEGFDFIPLVEAKLSGGGGSVETEDRVLGYYAFRRAWLNGRGKIDSMRLMRVTGQSMEPTLEDEDVVLVDLSQHDILAGKIYAVRMDDEIVVKRLEKKPGMLVLLSDNRRFYDPLEVPVGEQLNVQVIGRVIWMAREMM, from the coding sequence ATGGCCGCGAAAGCACAAAAGAAATTGCAAGGTTCGAAAATCGTATCCAGCGAGGGGTTTGGGGCCGCGCAGATCATTGCCAGGATGATGCAGGCTTTGAACCTGCCGACCCAGAGCGCTTTGGCCGAAGAATTAGGCGTGAGCCGGGGAGCGGTCTCCGACGCCAAGGCCAAGGATAAGATCCCTGCCGAGTGGATGCTCAAGTTGTTTCGCGGCCATGGGTTGAATCCGTTTTGGATGGAGACCGGGCGAGGCGCCATGTATCTGGATCAAGGTACTGTTCGTGAGGATTCGCCCACCGGACCTGCGCGAGGTGAAGAAGGATTTGATTTCATTCCTCTGGTCGAAGCCAAGCTTTCCGGCGGGGGAGGCAGTGTGGAAACGGAGGATCGCGTCCTTGGGTATTATGCGTTTCGCCGTGCATGGCTGAATGGCCGTGGCAAGATTGATTCCATGCGTTTGATGCGCGTGACCGGGCAGAGCATGGAACCGACCCTCGAGGATGAGGACGTGGTTCTGGTGGACCTGTCTCAGCATGATATCCTGGCGGGCAAGATCTATGCGGTGCGCATGGATGATGAAATCGTGGTCAAAAGGCTGGAGAAGAAACCAGGGATGCTTGTGTTGCTCAGTGATAACAGGCGTTTTTATGATCCGTTGGAAGTTCCCGTCGGTGAGCAGCTCAATGTTCAGGTTATTGGACGGGTGATCTGGATGGCTCGCGAAATGATGTAG
- a CDS encoding FxsA family protein, with translation MVFRLFLAFATVPLIEIYLLMKVGSAIGAEATIAIVLLTGFAGAWLARAQGVSVLNRMRADMNRGVPPTGQLVDAALILVAGVVLLTPGFATDIMGLLLLIPPVRAKLKEVLGRKLADMAQNGHVTVIHR, from the coding sequence ATGGTCTTCCGTCTTTTCCTGGCTTTTGCCACCGTCCCCTTGATCGAAATTTATCTTCTGATGAAAGTTGGCTCCGCCATCGGTGCGGAGGCGACCATCGCCATCGTCCTACTGACTGGTTTTGCCGGTGCATGGCTGGCCCGTGCGCAGGGCGTCAGCGTCCTGAACCGCATGCGAGCGGATATGAACAGAGGCGTCCCCCCCACGGGCCAACTTGTGGACGCCGCCCTGATTCTTGTGGCCGGAGTGGTTCTGCTGACCCCCGGTTTTGCCACGGACATCATGGGACTCCTGCTGCTCATTCCCCCGGTGCGTGCCAAGCTCAAGGAAGTTCTCGGCCGCAAGCTCGCGGACATGGCCCAAAACGGCCACGTGACCGTCATCCACCGTTAG
- a CDS encoding rhomboid family intramembrane serine protease: MTGQAPPAETSAHSKSQWSDVSLALPDEYRRARIDDDTAWDWTLVLKARRIPHRTSHDEDGWHILAPMARVSEAAWEIAAYETENPPQSKHPITPSLHSGFEAQGVALVMAMTAVHYAVITRPLPSWSLYPEDWVRLGAANARLILSGQWWRSVTALTLHADPAHFLGNAVIGGVFVACLCRVSGSGAAWLMFVLSGMLGNLANAWMRGGGHISVGASTAVFGAVGALGALSMVREGRLDFRRAAAPVVAGLALLGMLGTGGERTDLGAHLFGFMAGLPLGASCGRLIMVHGVPRQEMQWILGILALGLIVLSWTLALAN; this comes from the coding sequence ATGACAGGGCAGGCTCCGCCAGCAGAAACCTCTGCACACAGCAAAAGCCAGTGGAGTGATGTGTCCCTGGCCCTGCCCGATGAATACCGCCGAGCCAGAATCGATGATGATACGGCCTGGGACTGGACCCTTGTCCTCAAAGCCCGGCGCATCCCCCATCGCACCAGCCACGACGAGGATGGGTGGCACATCCTTGCCCCCATGGCCCGTGTATCCGAGGCGGCTTGGGAAATAGCCGCCTACGAAACCGAAAATCCGCCTCAAAGCAAACACCCCATCACTCCTTCCTTGCACTCCGGGTTCGAAGCACAGGGGGTCGCTCTGGTCATGGCCATGACCGCCGTTCACTACGCGGTCATTACGCGACCACTCCCGAGCTGGTCCCTTTACCCCGAAGATTGGGTACGCCTGGGCGCCGCCAATGCCCGGCTTATTCTGTCCGGGCAGTGGTGGCGCAGCGTAACAGCGTTGACGCTGCACGCCGATCCTGCTCATTTTCTGGGGAATGCTGTGATCGGAGGTGTCTTCGTCGCCTGCCTGTGCCGGGTGTCAGGCAGCGGAGCCGCATGGCTGATGTTCGTCCTGTCCGGCATGCTCGGCAATCTCGCCAACGCATGGATGCGGGGTGGCGGGCATATCTCGGTGGGAGCATCCACTGCCGTCTTCGGAGCCGTGGGCGCATTGGGAGCCTTGTCCATGGTACGAGAAGGGCGGCTGGACTTCAGGCGCGCCGCAGCACCGGTTGTGGCCGGGCTGGCCCTGCTGGGCATGCTGGGCACTGGCGGGGAACGCACCGATCTTGGCGCGCACCTGTTCGGATTCATGGCGGGGTTGCCGCTGGGCGCCAGTTGTGGCCGTCTGATCATGGTCCACGGAGTGCCGCGCCAAGAGATGCAATGGATATTGGGCATCCTGGCCCTCGGCCTGATCGTCCTGTCCTGGACCTTGGCTTTAGCCAACTAA